CCACGCCGGTTACTTCTGTGGCTTGCAGTCTCTCCAACCACAGGGATTTttcaccaccagcaccacctgctgCCCCACTTCCCAGAGGCCTCCTGCCCTTTCCACCTGGCCTCCTGGCTGCCCTCTAGCTGACACACTTTGGAGTTTGTTGCTGGCCAAGAACAGGGAGGGGCTGCGCAGTGGGGTGATGGGGGATCTGGAAAtagccctgggggaggggcctggctcTGAAGCTGGCATTGAGGTGTTTGCGCTTATTACAGTCGGAAAAAGGAGCTATCTTTCCAGATCAGTTCTCCTTCCCAGGAGGCACACCAGTGCAGGGTATTCACCCCTCTGGGTGGTGACCGTAGTACTATCCACATAAGACGTTTACTCTGGACTACCTGGGTGTTCCCTTCTTCTGGGGCTCCACATTCTAACTGCATCCCGCAAAGGAGGGCCCTGGGATCACTTGTGGCCTGGAGCCAGGCCAGCTGGCCACTCAAATATAGCAACCCCACCATATCTGTCAGCTCATGATCCCCCCACTCAGCACCAGCCACTGGTACAGATGCCCCAAGTGACAGAAGGTTGGTCATCAGGGGCAAGGGTGATAAAGGGGAAGGAACAAGGCAAAGTCCCCAGTGGTGCAGGGGTCAGAGGTGGAGCTGAGAAGGGACCAGTTGCACACTGGTTTTCCCTGAAGTCATCTTTCTCCATACTGGGAGGACAAGCAGTTGGTTGATACTGACCAGGCTGGCTCTCCTGAGTCAGCCTCCTGCAGACCCTGGCAACTGATACTGACAGGCTCATactttgattgtggtggtgaCAGGCTTGTGGCCTCCCTGCCACTCCTcaggcagcccagggcctggcttcTGTCTGTTCTCTGCCCAGCAATCTTGCAAGGGTCCCCTTTGTTCATAAGGGCCTGGCCTGTATGTTGCTCACTCTGTTCACATCCAGAGCTTTATTAAGACAAATAGATTCATGGAAGGAAAAGTGTGTCCCCAGGCCAacagtgagaaaaaggaaaaaaaatcctaactgGCCCAAAGTTCCTGGGTACCCTTCAGCAGTGGGGAGCCGCGGACATTTCTAGGGCTGGGGCTTCACCTGCAAGCTGAGCTCTGCCAGCCCAAATCTGTCTCATACACTGGGCATGACCCTCTGACTTtggccccaggcagcctggggtgGTGAGGCTAAGAAGGCAGGTCCCCAGCTATCCTGACCTGGGTGATGGGACCACTTTGCAGGTGTACCTGAAGCCAGGTGAGGCTGACATCTCCCTCCCCTGGGATTGCACTTGCCCTATCTACACTGGTGTTCAAGGTCCCACATCCTCTCAAATCCATGGGCCCATCCAATGGCTCCAAAAGACTCAGAGATAGGACGATTCTACACCAGCTGTGTAAGGTATCACAAAAAGCAGGATGTATAACGGTTAGGAACATGGATGCCAGTCAGGCAAATCAGAGTTTGACtccaactctgccatttactagctgagtgacttggTAAATTAACcactcctggcctcagtttccttatttacaaaatggagttaataatgtCTACtacctcagggctggccccgtggccaagtggttaagtttgcgcgctccgctgcaggcggcccagtgtttcgttggttcgaatcctgggcgcggacatggcactgttcatcaaacgacgctgaggcagcgtcccacatgccacaactagaaggacccacaacgaagaatatacaactatgtaccgggggctttgaggagaaaaaggaaaaaaataaaatctttaaaaaaaaaaaataataatgtctactacctcatagggttgtcatgaggattaaacaaaatactgtGAAGTATCAGCATGGTGTCTGCAGGCGTGTTAGCTGCTGCTACTACAGTCCTCACCTTTGTGGGGTATAAGGGCCTCAGAGGGGCCCTGACAATCCACCACAGTCAGGGATCACCTGCTTTGCCCTTTTGATCCTGAAGATTTAGGCCCCTACATATTTACTACTTCCTTGCAATCTTCCACCAGAAGTGGAAGGCACTGGCCCTTTAAGTAACTGAGACCACCTGAGAATGGAATTATGGCACCTTTGCTACTGGCCCACTTTTGGCTAGGCTGTGGATTTGGTCTCCTGACTTGACTGTCCTAGACCCCTGCTGCCTGACCAGTGGCTCTCCTGGCCTGGCTCTCTGGCACTGCCCCACTTGCAAGATTAAAAGCACTTGGGCTGACTCTATTATTGCCCAGGGTCTGGTGGTGGGGGTGGTAGCCGCAGGCCAGCTGCTGTGATGACTAACAGGACACTCTGATGTGGATGTGAAACTGGCAGAAAGGTGACCTGATacagggaggggtgggtgggaacTGGGACCCAGAATGTCAGATAGAGAGCAAATCTTTGGGCCTTTTTACACTGGCAAGGAATTTCTCAGGTGGCTCAACTGCACCCACGTTCTCCAAAActaggcaggaaaaggaaaagctggggaGGCTGTTTGCTCAGGTTGAAGATGTGGAAGTAGGGGAGGACCCTGCCAGAGTGATGGAGAAAGAACAGGCATCCCCATTCCCCAGGTCTCCAAGCCTTCAAAGAGATTAGTGACTTGATTTATATCCAGTGCtttattaaacataaataatCTCATAAGAGGAGAAGTAAACACGTCCCCAGGCCAACAGAgtacgtgtatgtgtgtttatgagAAAGAGATGTGTGAGGTCCCTGATCTGTGCTCTGAGGGAGTGGTCAgtcaggcagggcctgggccaaCCAGTAAGGCAGATGAGGGTCCCTGTCTTGGGGGACTCACTGCTCCTGGGTGCCCCAGGAGATGTAGTCCGGCCGTGTGGCTGCATGATACTCGTCGATGAGCTGCTGCACGATCTCCCTGGATGTGTCCAGCTCGTCAAAGTTCTCCTTGAAGATGTCCTCCTTGCGGAACTGCTCCAGGAAGGCCTCCCGCTTTCGCAGCTTGTCATACTGGCGACAGGTCCGCTCAAAGAGCTTGGGGTGTGCAGAAAGCAGGGGTCACAAAGAACTTCCAGGAACAATATGGCCCCGAGAGCCAGGAAACCAAGGCTGGGCTGTCTCCACAGTAAAAAGCCAGAAGCAGAGCAGCAGGAACGTAGAGAAGTGAGGCACAACCAGGAAAATGATTATGGGAAAATAGGTGCAAACTGTGAGACTCACCGAGGAGATGCTGGTGTGGTTGGCCATCATGAGCCCACTGACTCGATGGGCCGAGGGCAGGTAGGGAGACTTCCTTGACAGGGCCACCTGGATGCTGGCTGGGCCCCAGGGGATGAAGTTGGCCAACTTCCGTTCCCGGATCCTCTGCAGGCTCTTGTGGACCTGGGGAGGGCACAGGCACGATGACAGtagcctcccctctgcccctgtgggTTCCGGGGGTGGAATGAAGGGGCCTCCCCTACCTGGGTGGGGTCCACCTCCCCCTGGATGATGTTGAGGATGGCGATGTAGCAGTGGTTGGTCTGGCGATCTCGGCCTGTGGACACCATCACGTTCTTGGGCTGCAGCAGCCGCCTCATGACATCCAGGACCGTGGTCTTCCTCACGCTGGCCACCTGAGGGGAGAGTGGGCCACAGGGGCAAGGCCAGCACTCAGGGCACAGTCCAGAGAGAAGCAGACAACACAAGTTCCCCACCAGACTCAGGGTAGTATGGTCTCTTTGGGGAGTGTCCTTCGATTCAGGTCTATACTGAGCCTCTGCTGTGGGATCAGGAATCTTAGCCCTCCTCAGCTCAGCAAGCTCATGGCCCTGTGCAGGAGCAGAAGCAGACCCCGTACAGCCCACGCCCTGCAGGGAGCCAAAGGCCGAGGGAAGGGGAGAGCAAGTCAGCAAGGAAGTCTTACAGCCTTGGCCAGTCCCTGAGTGCAGAGCCTCTGAGGGCCGCAAAAGGCGGTTCCTGGGgccacagggagaagagaaaggccaGCTGAGGGCCTGCtgggcccagggccagcctggcctGACACACTGAGGGCTGCTCTTACTGACTGGTCCGTGGTGAGGGGGGTGTAGCCGGTCATGAGGAAGTGGAGCCGCGGTGTGGGAATGAGCGAGGCAATGAGGCCGATGAGGTCGTTGTTCATGTAGCCAGGGTAGCGCAGGGTGGTGGTGCTGGCTGACATGATGGTGGACACCTGGGGACAGGGGTGCCATGTCATGCGCCTTGGCCTGGGGGGCCTCCCTTCCCCAGATGGCACCCCAGCAAGGAAGGGTTCTATTCCAAAGGAGTCCGGGAGTGGGGGCTCACCAGCTGGTTGATCTGGGAGAAGGAGGGGTTCTGGATGTGCAGGCGGTCTGTGGCGATCCGGTTCAGGGCTGTGTTGTCCAGCACCACCTGGGGGGACAGAAGAGGGTGGCAGACTTACGGAGATAGAAAGAACAAGAGCTCTCCCTGAGCCTGGATTCTGAAGCCTAATTTCCCTTGAGCTTCACAGCCAGAAAGACCCATCCAGAAGAGACTCGCACAGGACTGGGGCCCAGGAGGACTCAAAATGGACTTTTTAAATGTGTGAAAATGATGAAATAGACAGGGGGTTGGGGGTAGGGAATGGTAGAATCCAGGACTCACCACACAGTCTGCATTCTGGGTCAGCCTCTTGAGTGTGAGCAGTGAGTTGTAGGGCTGGACCACCACATCGCTCATCTCGTCCTGGTTGGGAAACACTGAGTATGTCTGTACCAGCTTCTTGGGGTACCTGGTGGGGGTTGGGAGAAGAGGGTCAGGGCAACAGAGTGGCAGCCTGGTGAACATGGGGCTCCCAGCAACTGTCTGGAAGCAGTAATTCTGGATGGGGAAATTGGTATGGGGCCACAGGGAGAAGGGAGACTTGACTTCTGAAAGTCCGTAACCTCAAAGGAGGAAGGGCAGAAAGACATCTCAGGATCTAGGGTTCCAACTCCAAACTGGCCATACTCCCTGAACCTTTGTCTCTTCATCTAGAGCCCTGATTCTAGGCTCTAGTTCCAACCCCTGGGAGTGTGATCAGGTTCTCAGTCATTGTATCTTGACTTTCCTCACTACAGGAGGGAACAGAAGGACCCTTTCCTGCTCCAGTGAATAGGAAGGTATATCTGGAGGGCCTCCCAGTCACTTGGGAAACCAAGTCCTCCCACCCCCTCAGAACAGACTTACCTGTCATTCAGCCGCTCTAAGAGGTAGGACCCCAGGCCAGAGCCTGTCCCCCCAGCGATGGAGTGACACAGCACGAAGCCCTGCATGAGGAAGGGGCAGGCAGCACCTAGGTATCCAGTGTGAGGATTTCATACTGGAACCATCCCACAATTTCTTGGACTCTGATCTTCCCAAGCCCTCTCCTCCACTTCCCTCCCAACATATACAGCCTAGGAGATTCTGCTTTGTTTCCAGCAAGACATATGTCCAGTGCAAAGCATACATGGGTGGGTCTTGTACCCAACAGAGGCTTCTAAAGGGTGTTGCTGAGCCTTCCCTATGTCAGCTCCCACTACCATTCCAGAGACACTCACCTCTAGACTGTCACTGCCATCTGCCTCCCGGTCTATGATGTCAAAAATGTCCTCATGTATCTTCTCTCCCTGTACAGACATGGGGAGGGTCAGAGCGGGACAGGACCATGAGACAAGGATTCTGACCCTCAATTCTCCTTATAGCACCTAAAAGTCCTTTTTTGGAGCACAGGGGCCCTGCTTTTTATCTGCATTGAGAAGCCGTACAGCACCGTGGTTACGGGCCAGCACCCTACATCCAGACCGCCTGGGTTCATATATTAGCCCTGGTTCTACTTAGCTGAGTGATTCTGAGCAcgttacttaatctctctctACCTCAGTTCCCTCAACTATATAACGCAGGTTATAATACAGGTCTACCAGCCCTTAGCTCAAATTCTTAGGACCAGTTATGTTTCAGAGTTCAACTATCTCAGATTCTAGAAAGGTAATATGGTAACTATAATGTATACTAAGTAAAACATCAGTTGGGGGTCTGAAGTGTGCTAatcaaatacattaatatttctgcagtgAAAAGTATGAGTGATGACAATAAGCtggatagaaattataaaatagccTGTCTCTACCGAGATTTGGTACTGCTGCTAAATGAGTTATAAATTGTCTTTTGGTTTCAGAGTTTTCGGGATTCCGGAAAGGCAGATAAGAGACTGTGGACTTGCAGTACCCAGCTCCTGGGATGTTGGGAGGTTTACgtaagttaatatatgtaaagcacttctatggcctggcacacagcactaGCTGGTGTAGTCGCTTAACAATATTACATAGTTGACTTAGAAAACAGAACTCCCTTCAGCCATCTCTCTCTAGCACTCATACATCCTTGATATGGTTTCATCTCTCTCTGGGAAGTCATAGGGCCTGTCCCAACACAGGAAGGGAGATGTGGGTCCTGCCAGGGAATAGCAAATGACCTGGGAGAATCCGCTGGCCCAGTTgttgccagcccctcctccatgcTCCGACAGGTAGATGTTCTCTGGGTTGTAGAGCTTGGCATAGGGGGAGTTGAGGATGGAGTGGATCACCCGGGGCTCCAGGTCCAGCAGCACCGCCCTGGGGATGTAGTGCTCATCGTCTGCCTGTCAAGGGGAGTCCAGGAGGGGGCCAAATCAGCTAAGGCCAAGGCCTCCGTCCTCCCAACTCTGGCTCCTGCGTGCCCTCCCTCCTCAAGCCAGCTGCCCTGCTTTCTCTGCCCAGCAGGTTTCCCAGTACCAGGCCGCTGCCCTTCCCTTTAGGACCCCTGGCCAATTCGCTGGGGGCACCTGGTAGAAAAAGACGTCCTTGCGGTCAGTGCCCTCGGTGGCAAACTCCTCCACGATGCCCTCGGGGCTGATACCATGCTCGGCGCACAGTTGTTTCCAGAACTCGAACCCAactgggcggggtgggggagagatGGGCGGGGGAGAAAGAGAATATCTGGGTCTGGGCAGGTTCCAACTACGAGCTGGGGGACTGAGTGCCTGAGTATAGGGACAGGAAGTCAAGCCTCAGGAGTCTCCCGTGTCAGAGGAAAGGGCTGTATGCTCGCGACTGGGCAGGGGACGGCCCCTCGGCGTTGGGCAACTGGACACTGGGTCAGGCATGTCCTGGAGGTGGAGTCCAGGATCCCACAGCGAGATCCCATAGAATCTGTGGAACCCGGCTAGGAGAGGGGCCGAAGGTTTGCTCACTCTGATTGCCGCACTGGCCCAACTGTAGGGTGATGATTTCCCTCGGCATCGCTCCTCACGCACCAGCGTCGCAGCCGCTCCCGCCAGCAAAGCCGCCGCTCACCAGCTCGCTCGCCGCACGACGCAGGCGCCAAACAACTCGCTCCGCCCACGAACTTTCTCTGCTCCAATGAGAACTAAGTGCTGGCGACGACACTTCCTTATTCCTTTGGCTTCAGTCATGCAGGCTGCGCGTGCGCGGCTCCAGATCAGGCGCGAGACGTGTTTTGACGCAGCGTTCTCTCTGGATGGACTCGAGTTAGAGTCTGTGCGCAGGCGCGCTGCGGAGGCAGGCGGCCTCCCCCGCCGAATCGCGCATCTGCGCAGTTGGTGTTATTGTGACTGTCGGGCCGCGGCCCCGGATGTTGTGGCTGCCGGGGGGAGATGGCGGAGGCAGAGGGGGTGGCCGCGGCCCCAGGCCCAAGTTCGGGGCCACCTTTCAGGGGCCGCCGCGCCATGTCAGGCTCCTGGGAGCGGGACCAGCAGGTTGAGGCGGCGCAGCGGGTCCTGGTGGAGGTGCTGGGGCCTTACGAGCCTCTGCTGAGCCGGGTGCAGGCAGCCCTGGTGTGGGAGCGGCCAGCCAGGAGCGCCCTGTGGTGCCTGGGGCTGAACGCGGCGTTCTGGTGAGAGAACTGGACCCTCGGAAACCTTCCGAGGCGCGGATTCGTCAAGTTTCTCTAGGGCTCTATCTCTCGCCTCCCCTGTTTTCTTCGCTGCACTGGCTCCTTCCTGTACCTGCCTCATTTGCCTCACCTTCTTCCACTCCTTCCCGCCTGCAGGCTTCGGCACCGCAGTTCGCCCCCGGGGCCTTCAGTTGTCTTCCCCGCTTTACTGCTCCCGCGCCCTCGCCCCGCACACCAGGCGGGAGCCTCCGGTTACATCTTGAGCCGCTAGCAGTGCGCGAGGGCGCCTCATGTTAGCCAGGGAAAGCTGTGTCCCTTGAAGGCCATCGCCTCTCTTCTCTTGTCTGCTCAAATGTGGTTTGAGGACTGTCCCTAGATTTTAGTAGTTATTATTGGGGTAGACGCGTGAGGCGTTAGGTCTTGAAAAGGTATCCAGAGGTGGGATAAGAAAACCGGCTTAACGATCGCAATTAGCGTGTTAGGTATTTCTTTCTTCCACTCTAGAAAGTTTGTGAAGTGTGAGCGTCAATAAGCGCCTCCAAAGCTGCAACTTGGAAGAAGATTATAAGCTTTTGAAGAATAGTGGGGAAATTTGTGAGATTGCACCCGTTTCAAAGCCACTTATCATtgcacctcctcctccttgcaAGGAATTAGTGAGGCATCCTCAGCCACGGTTTATAGGCAAGGAAATTGAGGATGTCTAATAGAGTGTGTGAGTTTTCCTGAGCTGGAAAAGTGGGGCTGTAAATATCTTTTAAGAATCTGGATGTGTCATGCTCTGTGAAAATGAACTGCCGCTTCGTTCAGTTGTCATCATCTGGAGTGGACTTGGGTCTTGATAGGATCTGCCAAGCATAGTTTGGATGTAGTCATAACTAGGGAAGTATTATTGATCAAATTCCAAGGGAGCTGAAGTACAGGGGGCTTCTACAGCTGAATGAAATAAGACTGTCCTGGATAAGCCTGAAACAGAACAAAGTGTGTGTTTCcaagaaaaattgtttttgctGAAAATAGCTTTGCTCTTAAAATTCTTGGTTTTAAAACCAGaacatttattattctttgtctGAAAGAAGATTTTCAGTGAGCTAGAGCAAAACCAATAATTCCAAGTTCATTGACAGGAAGACACAATGTTTACCTATTAAGTTAATCCTTTCACAGTTTGAAGGAAACTCAGGTGAAAGGTGTCACAGCAGTATCTGGCATTTGTTCAGGAGTCTTTAGCAAACCTGATGCTGAATTTTTCCTACAgcattcttcatttgtttttggtGGTGCTTCTTCCTTGATCCCCAGGTACCTACCTACTTCTCTCCTGTTGCCCTCTGTCAGAGACCCTTAACTGTAGCACCTCATTCAggaatgttttccaaaatgaccTTTTCTTactttcctcccacctccccatcccaACTCATAACCCTGGACCATGGAGTCAAAACTTCGTTTCCTACAATGGGATTGTAGTCCTAGAGCAAAAAGTGGGTTCTCAGTAAACCAGTTTGTATCAAAGTTTGGCTGGCTGGTATATAAAAACGTTTATCagagaggaagacgggcatggatgttagctcagggccagtcttcctcagcaaaaagaggaggattggcagcagttagctcagggctgatcttccttaaaaaaaaacaaaacaaaacttttatcaGGATTTAAGTGAATCCTGATAAACCAAAGGTTTATTAATGCAAATGGATCAGTAGCACGTATGTTGTTATTTTTGAGGAGGGGACTTTCCACATGCTCCTTGTTTGAGAGAGATTTTTGAAGTGGAATGTGGAGTTGAGGTCTGCACATAAGGAGCAGCTCTGCGTGAGATACATCTTTAAATGTTACAGTTAGGTTTTATTTGCTGGCCCCCAACAGTGTTTACTTAAGTTTACTAAAATGCTATGTTCAGAGTCTCACTCCGATCTCTTTTTCCTACTCTGGGTCTCTGGGAGCATTGTTGTGATTGGTCTTTATCGCTGGCATTTTCTGGTAGCTTGCCTGCTGTGTATCCAGAACACAGTTACTCTTGTTACATTCCCATCATACTGGAAGtaggtggggagagagacagcAAAATGAAGAGTATGTCTCTTACAATTGAAAGAGCAGTTAGGTGTGCCATTTATGGAGAGGACTCATACCTGTGAAGGGTACAGCGTGACTGATAGTGTTAGGGCCCCAGAGGCCAGGGTAGTTTGACATTGGAGTTCATGGGATTGTTTTAGGAAATGGGCTTCCTTGGAAGGTAGTTGGAGGTTCAAAATGAAAGTTAGACTTCACATTCCAGTAGCATCATATTGAATATTGGTGTTGATGTTTCATTTAGGAATGTCGAAGAGTGTTTAGTTCTCAGACATTGTAAACGTTTGGGAAACATGGAAAGATCATTGGCTCAGGTCTGAGAGAAATCAAatctgaagtattttatttttctttcatgatttgtTTTGAATAATGATAAATCATTAACTGAggtgttttatgtattttgaggtATTAGAAGATTGGATAGGAGTACAAAAAATCATCAGAATTCAGGTAGGTAGCTCTTAACTTTCAATGTCCTATATTCTTAGTCAACTGTACCTGTGAATGTGCCCTCTTACATCTTAAAAAGACAacaacataaaagacaaagatagaTGTAGATGCCTTGCTACTATAGTATTTCAAGGTTTTCACGCTCTTTTTTTCAGGTTCCAGAGAAATTATGGTGATCATATCAGAGATCTTCCAACTTTTATTGCTTCTAGTCATTGATATGTTATTATCTGTAGGATAATAACAGAAATGTCAGGCCTTTCTCTCCAATAGCGTGTATTTTCATTAGCTTCAACACCACCTGTAAATGAGTGATTTGGGGAAGAATAGCTGAGTCAGCAAGAGTGTATCCTGACAGGATCAGAAACGAACCGGTTTGAGTAACTTTTTGGTTTGACTCATACATaggagatggggaaggagaaagtAGCCCTGGAAATGTGTGTGAACTCCAGGCCCGTCCTGCTTCCAAGAGCACGTGGTTCAAGGAGGGCTAGATGACTGTGGAGCTCCTGTCCAGTTTTTAACCCTCTGTGATTCTAGATGATCTTTAAAGTAGGGATATTGACTTAGAGCAATCCACAAACTGATTCCCTGTTGAGGTCTCTTTTGGGATCTGCTTTTACGGTCACTAGTCTGAGTTAACCATACTATATTCTAGGGGATGTTATGGAATTTCTTGTTTTCACGATTGAAAAAAACAAGGTGTTTTCCCTCTTAGCCGCAAAAATCCccccaaataaaaaaaatgacCCGAGAAGTGATTAAAGGTATACAACAATTCTGATTTAAAAGGTTAGAATTTGAGTAAAAAACAACAGTgaggaacaggaaaaggaagggGGAGGGCCCATTTAGGTAGAGATGTAGTGTTCTGTGAAAAAAATCTACACATCAAATCTCAGATGCAATCtgttgagcaggtgtttctgatCATGGTCTTTGGAGAGTTCTTGTTGCTTTTGGTAGCCAAGACGACTCTTGGCAATGAATCAAGACAAAGGATCAAGGTAAAGGATGCCTTGGCTTACTTTTTTTGCCTCTCTTTTGCAAACAGTTTTTGTCTATCCTAACTGTAAGGTTGGATGCTTTCTGTCCGTTAACATAAGGTAGGTCATTAGCAGCTAGCTGGTTTCACTTCTGGTTTTGTGCAAGCAACAACTATAACTATATGAGataggttgggttttttttcattctaatttaCCAGTGACTGGCTCATTAACCAGACAGCCACAAGTTCAATACAATAATGGGCTTTCTGTCCCTGTAGGATGGGGTGCTTTGTTCTGAAGTACCACTGAGACAAGCTTACTCTGCAATAACGAAGGAACCCGGAAACAGTATCTGCTTTGAAAATAGACATgtgatctttgttttgtttatgacAGTGTAAACTTCATAGCACATTCTAATTTACCCATGCTGTTAATGAGGATTCATGGTATAGTCAGCCTCCAAAAAATTGTTTAGTTTTCGAATTTCTCATGATTTTTCTGGACACCAGAGTGTTTTTCcaaggaatattttatttagacTGATAATTAATTGGATTTTAGCCACTAATAAAGGGGATGGACAGTTTACAAAAGGAcgaaaccaaaaaataataaatcagtgGATATATAAAATTTCGCTCTCATCAGtaataaaaaattctaatataaatGGTAATGAGTTACTGATTTCTGCttattaggtttttttaaatggtagTATTTTAATTCtagggaaaataaggaaaaactggCATATGGTTGATAGGAATATAAATTCAGCAGCCTTTCTGGAAAGTAATTTCGTAACATGTATTAAGATGCTTAAAAAGTTAATACCTTTTCAGGTgcaggggaaaatggggagtgattgctaatgggtatgggtttccctttgggataatgaaaaatttctaaattaaataatggtgttagttgcacaactctgaatatactaaaagccattgaattagataatttaaaagggtgaattttatggtatgcaaaCTGTATCTCCATAATGCTGttacaaaagaaaagttaatgcCCTTTGACTCAATAATTCCACCTAAAATAATTAATCATAAGTACGGACAAAAATTTATGCTCAGTGATACATGGTTCAGCTTTATTACATCAAAAGTTGGAAACGTCTTAGTTCAGTTAGGGAAAGATGTAAAAGACTAACTGTATATATGTATGATGGAATCATTTTTCGTTTTTGATGCTTTTCTGGTGATACAGGAA
The sequence above is drawn from the Equus przewalskii isolate Varuska chromosome 10, EquPr2, whole genome shotgun sequence genome and encodes:
- the LOC103550357 gene encoding tubulin gamma-1 chain, yielding MPREIITLQLGQCGNQIGFEFWKQLCAEHGISPEGIVEEFATEGTDRKDVFFYQADDEHYIPRAVLLDLEPRVIHSILNSPYAKLYNPENIYLSEHGGGAGNNWASGFSQGEKIHEDIFDIIDREADGSDSLEGFVLCHSIAGGTGSGLGSYLLERLNDRYPKKLVQTYSVFPNQDEMSDVVVQPYNSLLTLKRLTQNADCVVVLDNTALNRIATDRLHIQNPSFSQINQLVSTIMSASTTTLRYPGYMNNDLIGLIASLIPTPRLHFLMTGYTPLTTDQSVASVRKTTVLDVMRRLLQPKNVMVSTGRDRQTNHCYIAILNIIQGEVDPTQVHKSLQRIRERKLANFIPWGPASIQVALSRKSPYLPSAHRVSGLMMANHTSISSLFERTCRQYDKLRKREAFLEQFRKEDIFKENFDELDTSREIVQQLIDEYHAATRPDYISWGTQEQ